The Saccopteryx leptura isolate mSacLep1 chromosome 2, mSacLep1_pri_phased_curated, whole genome shotgun sequence genome has a window encoding:
- the IQCD gene encoding dynein regulatory complex protein 10 isoform X2 translates to MAGDILTVVPLYQGPHISRIRLMAESPKKPASPLKPLVPSMTKLTTIETKRIMSVLDETIHKVELVTLLSYVTSNKEDLENVLGEDITKAVREHQDLCRVLLDHISYLQEEERRLQGEDFEEEPWLQDHRSSLELQKSRLSPLMQQVKESTKNILRLLLTNSQATRLFQTQALGISAGAQSLIDSLIELRGFLFEKLLTSPMEARDKAQFIQDITKRNMRNQEVIEGLENELAERMKTRAAEVEKENFVVRELKNHLHQVLKFSENSLLRTKQEAEKQQKTDFRASQARVAKIQQEMLQLQSQFHNLVNENWEAEQALRKKYKVETEIENWIQKYDMEMGEKQEEYEELDSIHKEEKAQLAELRLRHNVLVEEFAQIREERERYAKKRMEDEQELLRMVRAATLIQAVWKGYLARSMLRSKKKKRGKGKAKDKKGKKGKGKGKKGAKGKK, encoded by the exons ATGGCTGGAGACATCCTCACCGTGGTCCCTCTCTACCAAGGCCCTCACATCAGCAGAATAAGACTGATGGCGGAGTCACCCAAAAAGCCAGCCTCCCCACTAAAACCCTTGGTCCCCTCTATGACCAAACTCACCACTATTGAGACCAAGAGGATCATGTCCGTACTGGACGAGACCATCCACAAGGTGGAGTTGGTGACCCTGCTGTCATACGTAACGTCCAATAAAGAAGACCTGGAGAACGTGCTGGGAGAGGACATCACGAAGGCGGTGAGAGAACACCAGGACCTCTGCAGGGTCCTCCTGGACCACATCAGTTACCTGCAGGAGGAAGAAAGGCGGCTGCAGGGGGAAGACTTCGAGGAGGAACCGTGGCTCCAAGACCACCGCTCCTCCCTAGAGCTGCAGAAGTCCCGCCTCTCCCCACTTATGCAGCAGGTCAAAGAATCCACCAAGAATATCCTGAGGCTCTTGCTCACTAACTCACAGGCCACCAGGCTCTTCCAGACGCAGGCACTGGGCATAAGTGCGGGAGCCCAGAGTCTTATCGACAGCCTGATAGAGCTCCGGGGTTTCCTGTTTGAGAAGCTACTCACCAGTCCCATGGAAGCTCGAGACAAGGCTCAGTTCATACAGGACATCACTAAACGGAACATGAGGAACCAAGAAGTCATCGAGGGTCTTGAAAATGAATTGGCGGAGAGGATGAAGACCAGGGCTGCGGAG GTGGAGAAGGAGAACTTTGTGGTCCGAGAGCTGAAAAACCACCTGCACCAAGTGCTCAAGTTCTCGGAGAACAGCCTCCTTCGCACCAAGCAGGAGGCTGAGAAGCAGCAGAAGACAGACTTCCGGGCCTCACAGGCCAGAGTGGCCAAGATCCAGCAAGAGATGCTGCAGCTGCAGTCCCAGTTCCACAACCTGGTCAACGAGAACTGGGAGGCGGAGCAGGCGCTGAGGAAG aaatataaagTGGAGACGGAAATCGAAAACTGGATCCAGAAATACGATATGGAGATGGGTGAAAAGCAG GAGGAGTACGAGGAGCTGGACAGCATCCACAAGGAGGAGAAGGCCCAGCTGGCGGAGCTGAGGCTCAGACACAACGTGCTGGTGGAGGAGTTCGCCCAGATCCGGGAGGAGCGGGAGAGGTACGCCAAGAAGAGGATGGAGGATGAGCAGGAGCTGCTGCGCATGGTCCGTGCCGCCACGCTCATCCAGGCCGTGTGGAAGGGCTACCTGGCCCGCTCCATGCTCAGGTCCAAGAAGAAGAAGCGGGGAAAGGGCAAAGCGAAGGACAAGAAGGGCAAAAAGGGCAAGGGCAAGGGCAAGAAGGGAGCCAAGGGCAAGAAATGA
- the IQCD gene encoding dynein regulatory complex protein 10 isoform X1, giving the protein MAGDILTVVPLYQGPHISRIRLMAESPKKPASPLKPLVPSMTKLTTIETKRIMSVLDETIHKVELVTLLSYVTSNKEDLENVLGEDITKAVREHQDLCRVLLDHISYLQEEERRLQGEDFEEEPWLQDHRSSLELQKSRLSPLMQQVKESTKNILRLLLTNSQATRLFQTQALGISAGAQSLIDSLIELRGFLFEKLLTSPMEARDKAQFIQDITKRNMRNQEVIEGLENELAERMKTRAAEVEKENFVVRELKNHLHQVLKFSENSLLRTKQEAEKQQKTDFRASQARVAKIQQEMLQLQSQFHNLVNENWEAEQALRKKKYKVETEIENWIQKYDMEMGEKQEEYEELDSIHKEEKAQLAELRLRHNVLVEEFAQIREERERYAKKRMEDEQELLRMVRAATLIQAVWKGYLARSMLRSKKKKRGKGKAKDKKGKKGKGKGKKGAKGKK; this is encoded by the exons ATGGCTGGAGACATCCTCACCGTGGTCCCTCTCTACCAAGGCCCTCACATCAGCAGAATAAGACTGATGGCGGAGTCACCCAAAAAGCCAGCCTCCCCACTAAAACCCTTGGTCCCCTCTATGACCAAACTCACCACTATTGAGACCAAGAGGATCATGTCCGTACTGGACGAGACCATCCACAAGGTGGAGTTGGTGACCCTGCTGTCATACGTAACGTCCAATAAAGAAGACCTGGAGAACGTGCTGGGAGAGGACATCACGAAGGCGGTGAGAGAACACCAGGACCTCTGCAGGGTCCTCCTGGACCACATCAGTTACCTGCAGGAGGAAGAAAGGCGGCTGCAGGGGGAAGACTTCGAGGAGGAACCGTGGCTCCAAGACCACCGCTCCTCCCTAGAGCTGCAGAAGTCCCGCCTCTCCCCACTTATGCAGCAGGTCAAAGAATCCACCAAGAATATCCTGAGGCTCTTGCTCACTAACTCACAGGCCACCAGGCTCTTCCAGACGCAGGCACTGGGCATAAGTGCGGGAGCCCAGAGTCTTATCGACAGCCTGATAGAGCTCCGGGGTTTCCTGTTTGAGAAGCTACTCACCAGTCCCATGGAAGCTCGAGACAAGGCTCAGTTCATACAGGACATCACTAAACGGAACATGAGGAACCAAGAAGTCATCGAGGGTCTTGAAAATGAATTGGCGGAGAGGATGAAGACCAGGGCTGCGGAG GTGGAGAAGGAGAACTTTGTGGTCCGAGAGCTGAAAAACCACCTGCACCAAGTGCTCAAGTTCTCGGAGAACAGCCTCCTTCGCACCAAGCAGGAGGCTGAGAAGCAGCAGAAGACAGACTTCCGGGCCTCACAGGCCAGAGTGGCCAAGATCCAGCAAGAGATGCTGCAGCTGCAGTCCCAGTTCCACAACCTGGTCAACGAGAACTGGGAGGCGGAGCAGGCGCTGAGGAAG aagaaatataaagTGGAGACGGAAATCGAAAACTGGATCCAGAAATACGATATGGAGATGGGTGAAAAGCAG GAGGAGTACGAGGAGCTGGACAGCATCCACAAGGAGGAGAAGGCCCAGCTGGCGGAGCTGAGGCTCAGACACAACGTGCTGGTGGAGGAGTTCGCCCAGATCCGGGAGGAGCGGGAGAGGTACGCCAAGAAGAGGATGGAGGATGAGCAGGAGCTGCTGCGCATGGTCCGTGCCGCCACGCTCATCCAGGCCGTGTGGAAGGGCTACCTGGCCCGCTCCATGCTCAGGTCCAAGAAGAAGAAGCGGGGAAAGGGCAAAGCGAAGGACAAGAAGGGCAAAAAGGGCAAGGGCAAGGGCAAGAAGGGAGCCAAGGGCAAGAAATGA